The following are encoded together in the Variovorax sp. PBS-H4 genome:
- a CDS encoding glycosyltransferase family 2 protein yields the protein MNQLLSVVIAAFNHVEYIDDAIKSALAQSYDEFEVIVVDDGSDDGTRQAISKYASALTIVDVERGGPSACLNAGLRVCRGSFIAVMSGDDLSEPDRLTVQLNTAFRCNSDILFCVPNVVDGLGRPLTDSQFPAFLPRSASSDIDLSDLFYNGNYLCATSAFIRTSLLQDVGFFDESLVQLSDYEYWMRAMGSGFQLNLSLNRNVKYRRHNQNLSGPNTISGSDAEAPYILDRVLKSARPGVFRDSFANFLPPGEKGGAPLSNFEAALILFAHDSAAVRSMGIPYYDAARRSGELDALPNFCRTSFLINSLKRDPSA from the coding sequence ATGAATCAATTGCTCTCTGTCGTAATCGCAGCATTCAATCATGTTGAATATATCGACGATGCAATCAAATCGGCCCTAGCACAGTCTTATGACGAGTTCGAGGTCATCGTCGTGGACGATGGATCCGATGACGGCACACGGCAGGCAATCTCCAAATATGCATCTGCATTGACCATTGTTGACGTCGAGCGTGGAGGGCCGAGTGCCTGCTTGAATGCTGGCCTGAGAGTTTGCCGAGGCTCGTTCATCGCGGTGATGAGCGGGGATGACTTGTCCGAGCCCGACAGACTGACAGTTCAGTTGAATACCGCCTTCCGCTGCAATTCGGACATTTTGTTCTGCGTGCCGAATGTTGTAGATGGTTTGGGAAGGCCATTAACGGATTCACAATTTCCAGCTTTTTTGCCGCGATCAGCTTCATCGGACATTGATTTGTCAGATCTTTTTTACAATGGTAATTATCTATGCGCTACAAGCGCATTTATCCGTACTTCACTCCTGCAAGACGTAGGATTTTTTGATGAATCCTTGGTTCAGTTAAGTGACTACGAGTATTGGATGCGCGCCATGGGTTCGGGGTTTCAATTGAATCTTTCTTTGAATCGAAACGTGAAATATCGAAGACACAATCAGAATCTTTCCGGACCGAACACTATTTCAGGCTCGGATGCGGAGGCGCCCTATATTCTCGACAGAGTTCTAAAGTCGGCGAGGCCCGGCGTATTTCGAGATTCTTTTGCGAATTTTCTGCCTCCAGGGGAGAAGGGCGGGGCCCCTCTTTCGAATTTCGAGGCGGCTTTGATTCTTTTCGCTCATGATTCGGCGGCCGTCAGATCCATGGGGATCCCATACTATGATGCCGCCCGCCGGTCGGGGGAACTTGATGCGCTGCCGAACTTCTGCCGAACGAGCTTTCTTATCAATTCCCTGAAAAGGGACCCTTCAGCATGA
- a CDS encoding rhamnan synthesis F family protein, with amino-acid sequence MRLPTLRQLYSDHENKTSDKWSLYLDAYDDIFCNYRDRRVRLLEIGIQNGGSLEIWSKYFFNSKLLVGCDINESCRSLKYDDERIHVVIGDANNDAIQKNILACSEQYDIILDDGSHQSRDIVSSFARYFPCLTDDGLYVVEDLHCSYWEAFGGGLFDPHSSMSFFKRLADVINFEHWGVGGSRTDALTAFSQIYGCSFDAANLEGIYSVEFRNSMCLIRKKPAIQTILGPRVVAGKIDLISAQERPLNGLTIAEVMAVDESRNQWSDLRLLPEVELAQLRTEAKTLRESMQAAEENLRRQIVEMAGLKEQHTRETSDQARDRRQLELANSKQRREFVALRARFDQIADELRAAKEARTAITASRTWRIALKLRLVAEKFPRLSRFGWRSAKTVKLLVTMQFAQIYREIKLRHQAKGIAAELAESRLFDADYYRAQYPDVAPLGNPLLHYVMRGGVEGRNPHPLFDGRWYLSRYPFLVAKGINPLTHYLKNPNSSPNPFFDGQWYLERYPDVEASNINPLLHYFEFGASEGRDPSPKFATKWYLERNPDVAQSGANPLAHFLSHGLAEGRSPSVAAFAARQGISVLRSEIHCVMPPKLGKENALFVAHSPDGSLKPHVTHYLESLKKSDIAVTLIVAADAPFEALPNLTSIVSGLFVRRNEGYDFAAWAHVLRLRPDLLDSDILYLLNDSLIGPFNQADFDLMLSRVRRSAADLVGATENHERTGWHLQSFFLALKKKALASVVFQSFINDVTVLQDKDDIINQFELQFAPKLRVAGLSCEALFPAEGLSNPTIYKWRKLIDDGFPFVKVMVLRDTFEGVDVSGWPEVLRTRGFDPAIAVQTLKEARRKFQTERSKAPLSTAPSTPVVQSRTSLRVSLIAPWNFDNGLGVASRSYISALRHSGFLLNLHPIKHPFHVHRQITPPIDICDFNEDTDVALIQLNPDGWESLLTESQLNVIRKARVRIGLWVWETPTVPAGWLKVMSQVDAIWAPTQYCADAFSAAIGVPVHVVPYVVPARQSSMLDAQPKSVRQALGNVATEKIILYAFDGSSYLVRKNPFALVRAFGKARLYEEGWSLVLKTKHVFDSQLQGNLLADLVDRTPGTIMLNRSLDKEAMNALMSAASIYASPHCAEGFGLTVAEAMAMGKLVISTDYSGTRDFVDSTCGFPVEYQMRALKDDQGVYNSGSTWAAIDEDKLAEALLSAARMIDIGDKTKSDAARTRIRNRLSPQSVAGYMEASLRQLLPGEISASAIAKVVQS; translated from the coding sequence ATGCGTTTACCTACACTACGTCAGCTTTATAGCGATCATGAAAACAAGACTTCCGACAAATGGTCCCTGTACCTGGATGCTTACGATGATATTTTTTGCAACTACCGCGACCGCCGGGTAAGACTTCTCGAGATCGGCATTCAAAACGGCGGGTCGCTCGAGATCTGGTCGAAATACTTCTTCAATTCGAAGCTGCTTGTCGGCTGCGACATCAATGAATCATGCCGCTCACTGAAGTATGACGACGAGCGAATTCATGTAGTTATCGGCGATGCGAACAATGATGCCATTCAGAAGAACATACTGGCCTGTTCAGAGCAATACGATATCATTCTTGACGATGGCTCTCATCAGTCACGCGACATTGTGTCGAGCTTTGCTCGCTACTTTCCGTGCCTCACAGATGACGGATTGTACGTCGTAGAAGATCTTCATTGCAGCTACTGGGAAGCCTTTGGAGGCGGGTTGTTCGACCCCCATTCTTCGATGAGCTTCTTCAAGCGCTTGGCCGATGTCATCAATTTCGAGCACTGGGGAGTCGGGGGCAGCCGCACTGACGCGCTCACTGCATTTTCCCAGATCTATGGTTGTTCGTTTGACGCAGCAAACCTGGAAGGCATCTACTCAGTCGAGTTCCGAAACTCGATGTGCCTGATCCGCAAGAAGCCGGCGATTCAAACGATACTTGGCCCGCGCGTAGTCGCGGGAAAGATCGACCTAATTTCTGCGCAAGAACGCCCGTTGAACGGTTTAACCATCGCGGAGGTCATGGCTGTCGATGAGAGCAGGAACCAATGGAGCGATTTGCGGCTTCTACCCGAGGTCGAGCTTGCACAACTTCGAACCGAAGCCAAGACGCTTCGAGAGTCCATGCAAGCTGCCGAAGAAAATCTTCGACGACAGATCGTGGAAATGGCGGGCTTGAAAGAACAGCATACCCGTGAAACCTCCGACCAAGCCCGCGACCGAAGACAGCTTGAACTTGCAAACAGCAAGCAACGAAGAGAATTCGTGGCCTTACGCGCGCGATTCGACCAAATTGCGGACGAACTAAGGGCCGCCAAAGAAGCTCGGACTGCGATCACCGCTTCTCGCACGTGGCGCATTGCACTGAAATTGAGACTAGTGGCCGAAAAATTTCCTCGGCTCAGCCGATTTGGCTGGAGATCGGCGAAAACAGTCAAACTGCTCGTTACCATGCAGTTCGCCCAGATTTATCGAGAAATCAAGCTGAGGCACCAGGCCAAGGGAATTGCCGCCGAACTGGCCGAGTCCAGATTATTCGATGCAGATTATTATCGCGCACAGTATCCCGATGTCGCTCCGCTCGGCAATCCCTTGCTGCACTATGTAATGCGTGGAGGAGTCGAGGGACGCAATCCCCACCCCCTATTCGACGGGCGCTGGTATCTTTCTAGGTACCCATTCCTAGTTGCAAAGGGGATCAACCCCCTCACCCACTACCTGAAGAATCCGAACTCGAGCCCCAATCCCTTTTTCGATGGGCAGTGGTACCTCGAGAGATACCCAGATGTGGAAGCATCTAATATCAATCCGCTTCTTCACTATTTTGAATTCGGCGCATCCGAAGGCAGAGATCCGTCGCCAAAATTTGCGACGAAATGGTATCTTGAAAGAAACCCCGACGTTGCACAGAGCGGGGCCAACCCCCTTGCTCACTTTCTGTCCCACGGATTAGCCGAGGGCCGTAGTCCGTCAGTAGCAGCCTTCGCAGCACGCCAGGGAATTTCTGTCCTCAGATCAGAGATTCACTGCGTGATGCCGCCTAAGCTCGGCAAGGAGAATGCATTATTTGTTGCGCACTCACCAGATGGAAGTCTGAAACCACACGTCACTCACTACCTTGAAAGCCTGAAAAAGAGCGACATCGCCGTCACCTTGATTGTTGCTGCAGATGCACCTTTCGAGGCTCTTCCCAATCTGACATCGATCGTTTCCGGTTTGTTCGTCCGGCGAAACGAGGGATACGACTTTGCCGCATGGGCGCATGTGCTCCGGCTTCGGCCAGATTTGCTGGATTCCGACATCTTGTATCTGCTCAACGACAGTTTGATAGGGCCGTTCAATCAGGCTGATTTTGACCTCATGCTTAGCCGGGTGCGCAGGAGCGCCGCGGATCTGGTCGGTGCGACTGAGAATCACGAGCGCACAGGATGGCATCTCCAGAGCTTCTTTTTGGCCTTGAAGAAGAAAGCGCTGGCGTCCGTAGTCTTTCAATCATTCATAAATGATGTGACCGTTCTCCAGGATAAGGACGACATCATCAATCAATTCGAACTGCAATTCGCACCGAAGTTGCGAGTCGCCGGGCTCAGTTGCGAAGCGCTCTTCCCTGCGGAGGGCCTCAGCAATCCCACCATCTACAAGTGGCGCAAATTGATCGATGATGGCTTTCCTTTTGTGAAGGTCATGGTCTTGCGAGACACCTTCGAAGGAGTGGATGTCAGTGGTTGGCCAGAGGTCCTGCGCACACGCGGCTTTGACCCAGCGATTGCGGTTCAGACGCTCAAGGAGGCGAGAAGGAAGTTTCAAACGGAACGATCCAAAGCACCACTCTCCACTGCGCCGTCCACGCCAGTCGTGCAGTCACGCACTTCACTACGCGTGTCTCTCATTGCGCCATGGAACTTTGACAACGGACTCGGCGTCGCCAGCAGATCGTACATTTCTGCATTGCGACACTCTGGATTTCTTCTGAATCTTCATCCGATCAAGCACCCCTTTCACGTCCATCGGCAAATTACGCCACCGATCGACATTTGCGATTTCAATGAGGACACCGACGTTGCACTGATCCAACTCAATCCGGACGGCTGGGAGTCGTTGCTCACCGAATCTCAGTTGAACGTCATTCGCAAGGCTCGCGTGAGAATTGGGTTGTGGGTCTGGGAAACTCCGACGGTACCAGCCGGTTGGCTGAAAGTCATGAGCCAGGTCGATGCAATATGGGCTCCAACCCAGTATTGCGCGGACGCCTTCTCTGCAGCCATCGGCGTGCCTGTGCATGTCGTTCCCTATGTGGTTCCCGCGCGTCAAAGTTCGATGCTCGATGCGCAACCAAAATCAGTTCGCCAAGCGCTGGGCAACGTGGCAACCGAGAAAATCATCCTTTATGCGTTTGACGGCAGCAGCTATTTGGTGAGAAAAAACCCATTTGCGCTTGTCCGTGCGTTCGGCAAAGCGCGCCTTTATGAAGAAGGATGGTCGCTCGTCCTAAAGACAAAGCACGTGTTTGACTCGCAGTTACAAGGTAATTTGCTGGCCGATCTGGTCGATCGCACACCCGGTACAATCATGTTGAATAGATCACTCGACAAGGAGGCGATGAATGCCCTGATGTCCGCGGCGAGCATCTATGCCTCTCCCCATTGCGCCGAAGGGTTCGGGTTGACGGTTGCTGAAGCAATGGCCATGGGTAAGCTGGTGATTTCGACCGACTACAGCGGGACTCGGGATTTCGTGGATTCGACCTGCGGATTCCCGGTCGAGTATCAAATGCGTGCATTAAAGGACGACCAAGGGGTCTATAACAGTGGCAGTACCTGGGCGGCGATAGACGAAGACAAGCTGGCTGAGGCCCTGCTCAGCGCCGCGAGAATGATTGACATCGGTGATAAGACCAAGAGCGACGCAGCTCGGACACGAATCCGAAACCGACTTTCTCCGCAATCAGTCGCTGGATACATGGAGGCGAGTTTGCGTCAACTGCTCCCAGGCGAAATTTCAGCCTCAGCAATCGCGAAAGTTGTTCAGTCATGA
- the gmd gene encoding GDP-mannose 4,6-dehydratase, protein MKKRAVVTGITGQDGAYLAELLLTKGYVVYGTYRRTSSVNFWRIEELGIQDNPDLHLIEYDLTDLGSSLTLIKDAAPDEVYNLAAQSFVGVSFNQPDATAQITAMGALHLLEAIRLTNRAIRFYQASTSEMFGKVQAIPQVEETPFYPRSPYGVAKLFAHWMTINYRESYDIFGCSGILFNHESPLRGREFVTRKITDGVAKIKLGKLAALELGNLSAQRDWGFAKEYVEGMWLMLQATQPDNFVLATNRTETVREFVDMAFKAAGYELRFEGNEQHEVGIDSQTGKTLVRVNPKFYRPAEVDLLIGDPSKAKAKLGWEPVTTLEELCRMMVEADLRRNALGTSF, encoded by the coding sequence ATGAAGAAGCGCGCTGTCGTTACAGGCATCACCGGTCAGGATGGGGCCTACCTCGCAGAACTGCTGCTGACCAAGGGATACGTGGTTTACGGGACCTATCGCCGTACCAGCTCAGTTAATTTCTGGCGCATCGAGGAGCTAGGCATTCAAGACAATCCTGATCTGCATCTGATCGAATACGATCTGACCGACCTCGGTAGTTCCCTCACTCTCATCAAGGATGCAGCACCCGACGAAGTCTATAACCTCGCAGCTCAGAGCTTCGTGGGAGTCAGCTTCAACCAGCCCGACGCAACGGCACAGATCACCGCCATGGGGGCCTTACATCTGCTTGAAGCTATTCGGTTGACCAATCGCGCTATCCGCTTTTATCAGGCCTCTACCTCCGAGATGTTTGGCAAAGTGCAAGCCATTCCTCAGGTCGAAGAAACGCCTTTTTATCCTCGAAGCCCTTACGGAGTCGCGAAGTTGTTCGCCCATTGGATGACTATCAACTATCGCGAGAGCTACGACATCTTCGGCTGCAGCGGAATTCTCTTCAATCATGAGAGCCCGCTTCGTGGACGAGAGTTCGTGACGAGGAAGATCACAGACGGCGTGGCCAAGATCAAACTGGGGAAGCTCGCCGCCCTGGAACTCGGTAATCTGAGTGCACAGCGTGATTGGGGCTTTGCTAAAGAATACGTGGAGGGCATGTGGCTAATGCTGCAAGCAACCCAGCCCGACAACTTCGTGCTAGCGACCAATCGTACCGAGACGGTCCGCGAATTCGTCGACATGGCATTCAAGGCAGCCGGCTACGAGCTTCGCTTCGAGGGCAATGAGCAGCACGAAGTTGGAATCGACAGTCAAACTGGCAAAACACTCGTCCGGGTCAATCCGAAGTTCTACAGGCCGGCTGAAGTTGATTTGCTGATCGGTGATCCTTCCAAAGCTAAGGCCAAGCTCGGCTGGGAGCCCGTAACAACCTTGGAGGAACTCTGCCGGATGATGGTCGAGGCCGATCTGCGGCGCAACGCCCTGGGCACATCGTTTTGA
- a CDS encoding acyltransferase — MAQEELRRFGFLQVGENVKISTRAAIYHAERIALGDGCRVDDFCILSGSVNIGKHVHIAAHSLVDGGDEGIEFHDYAVLAYGCYAFAVSDDYSGESLTSLTVPEKYKTNLIRGKIVFGRYSIAGTGTIIFPGASLGEGSAVGAGSIVTRPTEPWSMYRGRPAKKTKDRSKNMLHLASRLAEDQQQ, encoded by the coding sequence ATGGCTCAAGAAGAACTTCGCCGGTTCGGCTTCCTGCAGGTGGGGGAGAACGTCAAGATAAGTACGCGTGCCGCAATTTATCATGCCGAGCGCATTGCGCTGGGCGATGGTTGCCGAGTTGACGACTTTTGCATTTTGTCAGGTTCAGTTAATATCGGCAAGCATGTTCACATTGCGGCCCATTCTCTTGTCGATGGGGGCGACGAAGGGATCGAGTTTCACGACTATGCGGTGTTAGCGTACGGGTGCTATGCCTTTGCCGTGAGCGACGACTATTCTGGCGAATCACTTACCAGCCTAACGGTTCCGGAGAAGTACAAAACAAATCTGATTCGAGGAAAGATCGTTTTCGGAAGATATTCGATTGCTGGGACCGGTACTATTATTTTTCCCGGCGCGTCGTTGGGCGAAGGAAGCGCCGTTGGTGCTGGTTCGATCGTTACAAGACCGACGGAGCCATGGTCTATGTATCGGGGCCGCCCTGCCAAAAAAACAAAAGATCGGAGCAAGAATATGTTGCATCTGGCATCCCGGTTGGCAGAGGATCAGCAGCAATAG
- a CDS encoding acyltransferase family protein codes for MNEDKEILALTGLRFVAALYVFLFHIHIRWPLSDNLLIKNMLNQGAVGMSIFFLLSGFVLTYRYQDGSTSIRSYLLNRFARIYPVYVAAAVVTLPWFGVASDGSAWSDILASFARGAFLLLANILLIQAWFVQLFPLWNVGSSWSISVEAFCYVILPFFLPTLVKLSWRLQKLIMFACVVLAALPGLSAKLFPTTSAGVFYSMPIFRLPEFLLGCCVCLAWQSGRLKPIGNAGQFVLILLFCIYLGIAGPMLPLYVGHNWISIPVIALVTLNVAHGKSYLAALLSTRPFVWLGKISYSFYSFQALVILMLVNYHDRWVRRFSMLENNLLLAIVTFVVLLLISALSHHLIEEPARRLIRRYRGQQPRMGLSL; via the coding sequence TTGAACGAAGACAAAGAAATACTTGCACTGACCGGACTGCGCTTTGTGGCTGCGTTGTACGTTTTCCTATTCCACATACACATTCGGTGGCCGCTGTCGGACAACCTGCTTATCAAGAATATGCTCAACCAAGGAGCCGTCGGCATGAGCATATTTTTCTTGCTTTCGGGCTTTGTTCTGACCTATCGCTATCAAGATGGGAGCACCAGCATTCGCTCCTATCTTCTTAATCGCTTTGCGCGCATCTACCCAGTTTATGTTGCGGCGGCGGTTGTCACCTTACCTTGGTTTGGCGTAGCCTCCGACGGCAGTGCTTGGAGCGATATCTTGGCCTCGTTCGCCCGCGGAGCATTTCTTCTTCTCGCCAACATCTTGCTGATCCAGGCTTGGTTCGTTCAGCTCTTTCCGCTCTGGAATGTCGGAAGCAGTTGGTCAATTTCAGTCGAAGCGTTTTGCTACGTGATTTTGCCATTCTTCTTACCGACACTGGTGAAGCTTTCATGGCGGCTACAGAAGCTTATCATGTTCGCTTGCGTTGTCCTCGCCGCCCTACCAGGCCTCTCGGCTAAACTGTTCCCCACGACCTCGGCGGGGGTTTTTTACTCGATGCCTATATTTCGACTGCCCGAGTTTTTGCTCGGCTGCTGCGTGTGCCTTGCTTGGCAAAGTGGGCGCCTTAAACCCATCGGCAATGCCGGTCAATTTGTCTTGATTCTCCTGTTCTGCATATATCTCGGTATTGCCGGCCCAATGTTGCCACTATACGTAGGCCATAACTGGATTTCCATTCCAGTCATCGCTCTCGTGACTCTCAATGTGGCACATGGCAAGAGCTATTTGGCTGCCCTGCTTTCTACAAGGCCGTTCGTCTGGCTTGGCAAAATCAGTTACAGCTTCTATTCTTTTCAAGCCTTGGTCATTCTTATGCTGGTCAACTATCACGACCGCTGGGTACGTCGCTTTTCGATGTTGGAAAACAACCTTCTGCTTGCCATTGTCACTTTCGTTGTCCTCCTTCTCATCTCCGCGCTCAGTCATCACTTGATCGAAGAACCTGCACGTCGCCTAATCAGACGGTACAGGGGTCAACAACCGCGCATGGGTCTGTCCTTGTAA
- a CDS encoding glycosyltransferase family 2 protein produces MSKIVILGQSDREGFHSILTSANGVISQKEAKKFSVGIPTDEWLVIGPRKTELHPHVWDILAQATHQRPDVGIFYGDDVALDAHSDTWEAALKPDWDFTLLLASDYVGLPLFIRSAAAKQLGYIDGEQGTAASYDLLLRARATGITIARIPEVLAKIGTQRVRAALEDRVSAIKAWSASTSDLPIDVLPGLKPETLRVDRHLSDLPEVTLVVPTRQTASGSEVNGRVPFVIKFLESLTSSIYPMDRIHVLLGDDVESDDIYVGRQWPFRLRRMVTRRADGEPFNYAAKMNQLWRESTTEYVILMNDDITIRSSDWIQALLTFSTQNDVGGVGARLLYPTGEIQHAGMPGGVFGLVTHAWIGEPSSASTYQDWASVHREWSMVTGAVFATRKSLLEEVNGFDERFRLDFNDIDLCLKLRMLGYRIVYTPHAELVHHEKGSRGEASWPASELALFLSRWGRFLEDDPSFHPKLSKIHHKIQPVEFRNEWWQVDA; encoded by the coding sequence ATGAGCAAGATAGTAATTCTCGGCCAATCGGACCGCGAGGGTTTTCACTCAATTCTGACCAGCGCGAATGGAGTCATATCGCAAAAGGAGGCAAAAAAATTCAGCGTCGGCATTCCAACAGACGAATGGCTCGTAATCGGTCCGCGGAAAACAGAACTTCATCCTCATGTCTGGGACATTCTGGCGCAGGCAACGCACCAGCGCCCTGACGTGGGCATCTTCTATGGTGACGATGTTGCGTTGGACGCACATTCCGATACTTGGGAAGCTGCTTTGAAGCCCGACTGGGACTTCACCCTGCTCCTAGCCAGTGACTACGTGGGATTGCCCCTGTTCATCAGGTCCGCTGCTGCGAAGCAACTTGGCTATATCGACGGAGAACAAGGTACAGCTGCATCTTACGACCTGCTTCTACGCGCGCGCGCAACGGGTATCACCATTGCGCGCATCCCGGAGGTCCTTGCGAAAATCGGTACACAGCGTGTTCGTGCCGCCCTTGAGGATCGCGTGTCTGCCATAAAGGCGTGGTCGGCGAGCACTTCCGACCTTCCAATCGACGTGTTGCCAGGGTTGAAACCGGAAACTCTCAGAGTGGATCGGCACCTTTCCGATCTGCCTGAGGTCACCCTCGTGGTTCCGACACGACAGACTGCCAGTGGGTCCGAGGTGAACGGGAGGGTTCCATTCGTCATCAAGTTCCTCGAGAGTCTGACCAGTTCGATATACCCCATGGACAGGATCCACGTCCTGCTCGGCGATGATGTCGAAAGTGACGACATCTATGTGGGGCGCCAATGGCCGTTCAGATTGCGGCGAATGGTGACACGGAGAGCGGACGGCGAACCCTTCAACTATGCCGCCAAAATGAATCAACTCTGGCGCGAGTCGACAACGGAGTATGTGATTCTCATGAACGACGACATCACAATACGTTCCTCCGATTGGATTCAGGCGCTACTGACGTTCTCGACGCAAAACGATGTGGGTGGAGTCGGGGCAAGACTGCTGTATCCCACGGGAGAGATCCAGCATGCTGGCATGCCTGGCGGAGTGTTCGGACTCGTCACCCATGCGTGGATCGGGGAGCCCTCATCGGCCTCCACCTACCAGGATTGGGCATCCGTTCACCGCGAATGGTCGATGGTGACAGGCGCGGTTTTTGCAACCCGCAAGAGCTTGCTCGAGGAAGTGAATGGGTTTGATGAAAGATTTCGCCTCGACTTCAATGATATCGACCTCTGTCTAAAACTGAGAATGCTCGGCTACAGGATTGTTTACACGCCGCATGCGGAGCTTGTTCATCACGAAAAAGGCTCACGAGGTGAAGCATCTTGGCCCGCAAGCGAGCTAGCGTTGTTTTTGAGCAGATGGGGGCGCTTTCTCGAAGATGACCCCTCCTTTCATCCAAAACTTTCAAAGATTCACCACAAAATTCAACCTGTTGAGTTTCGCAACGAATGGTGGCAAGTAGATGCTTGA
- a CDS encoding GNAT family N-acetyltransferase, with the protein MLVVNDFLPHSDISLFDTPEFFRLHQGDSDGFYFQWVKKGRALAGVHFTGAGDGRFMSPRRGTFGGLFFGSDFESKDLSQMMIAVIDHLKQAGASSVHVAMAPEWHDPRAFAVQFYVLNALGFKVSKCDLDFGRRLAAAPFLASTSADIRRRNSCEKAEEVEVRRVEDREFAAIYSFIAEQHLLKGYPISMTLEQLEKMRNLFPGRISAYAAQRNDELIAAAICIQIRESMQHIFLMNNKSDNAMYNAVALVVQRIYEDCLSDEISKLSYGTATADRVANDGLIRFKRSLGFIESLKISVSLTI; encoded by the coding sequence ATGCTAGTCGTCAACGATTTTCTTCCTCACTCAGACATTTCACTTTTCGATACACCTGAATTTTTCAGGTTGCATCAAGGTGACTCCGATGGCTTCTATTTTCAGTGGGTGAAAAAGGGTCGAGCTTTGGCCGGTGTTCATTTCACGGGTGCCGGTGATGGTCGCTTCATGAGCCCGCGCCGCGGGACATTTGGTGGCCTATTCTTTGGTTCCGATTTCGAGTCCAAGGACTTGAGCCAAATGATGATTGCTGTAATTGACCACTTGAAGCAGGCGGGGGCCTCTTCAGTGCATGTTGCAATGGCTCCTGAATGGCACGATCCAAGAGCGTTTGCTGTCCAGTTCTATGTTCTCAATGCATTGGGCTTCAAGGTGTCAAAATGCGATCTGGACTTTGGACGCAGACTGGCCGCCGCGCCATTTCTCGCCTCAACGTCTGCAGATATTAGGCGAAGAAACAGTTGCGAAAAGGCTGAAGAAGTCGAAGTCCGTCGTGTTGAAGACCGAGAATTTGCGGCTATATATTCGTTCATTGCAGAGCAGCATTTGCTGAAGGGTTATCCGATCAGCATGACCTTGGAGCAGCTAGAAAAGATGAGGAATTTGTTTCCCGGTCGCATTAGTGCGTATGCTGCGCAACGAAATGACGAATTGATTGCTGCCGCGATCTGCATTCAAATCCGCGAGTCGATGCAGCACATTTTTCTCATGAACAACAAGTCAGACAACGCAATGTACAACGCGGTCGCGCTTGTTGTGCAGCGAATTTACGAAGACTGTTTGAGCGATGAAATTTCGAAGCTAAGCTACGGAACGGCGACAGCCGACCGGGTCGCCAACGACGGATTGATCAGGTTCAAGCGTTCCCTTGGTTTCATCGAATCTTTAAAGATTTCTGTCAGTCTGACAATTTAG
- a CDS encoding sugar 3,4-ketoisomerase translates to MLKSLDEEISIVDLTKITDPRGSLTFIEGEVHIPFPVRRVYYLYDVTSGSARAGHAHFALEQLVIAVSGSFDLVLDNGYDRRTITCNRPWIGVHMKSLIWRDLNNFSSGAVCLVLASERYAEPDYIRNYDSFLEVIKQRDAR, encoded by the coding sequence TTGTTAAAGTCGCTGGATGAGGAAATTTCCATTGTCGATCTGACCAAGATCACTGACCCTCGGGGAAGTCTTACCTTCATTGAAGGCGAGGTTCACATTCCCTTCCCGGTGCGTCGTGTTTATTACTTATACGACGTCACTTCTGGATCTGCAAGAGCCGGGCATGCGCATTTTGCTCTCGAGCAATTGGTGATTGCGGTTTCGGGTAGTTTTGATTTGGTGCTTGACAATGGGTACGACAGACGAACTATAACGTGCAATCGCCCTTGGATTGGTGTGCATATGAAATCGTTGATATGGCGAGATTTGAACAACTTTTCATCAGGTGCTGTTTGCCTGGTGCTTGCCTCCGAGCGATACGCAGAGCCCGATTACATCCGCAACTACGACAGTTTTTTGGAAGTCATTAAACAAAGAGACGCCAGATGA